In Bacteroides sp., the following are encoded in one genomic region:
- a CDS encoding GIY-YIG nuclease family protein, translating to MERGGYAYIMTNRSNSVLYTGSTSDLYNRVQEHVSKIYPKSFTARYNINKLVYFEIFEFVDEAIAREGQIKKMSRSKKIELIERNNPNWSDLENELD from the coding sequence TTGGAAAGAGGCGGATATGCATACATTATGACAAACAGGTCTAACAGTGTTTTGTACACTGGTTCAACTTCTGATCTTTATAATAGGGTTCAAGAACATGTAAGTAAAATATATCCTAAGTCCTTTACTGCAAGATACAATATCAATAAGCTAGTCTATTTTGAAATCTTTGAATTTGTTGATGAGGCTATTGCAAGAGAAGGACAAATTAAGAAAATGTCAAGAAGTAAAAAGATAGAACTCATTGAAAGAAATAATCCCAATTGGTCAGACTTAGAAAATGAACTCGATTAA